The Vibrio gallaecicus genome contains a region encoding:
- the rsmB gene encoding 16S rRNA (cytosine(967)-C(5))-methyltransferase RsmB, whose amino-acid sequence MNVRAAAANVLFQVVDKGHSLSHALPAAQKTIRPRDHALLQEICYGALRYLPRLESIANELMENSLKGKKRVFHHLILVGIYQLSFMRIPSHAAVAETVEATKTLRGPSLSGLINAVLRSYLRDQEELDEKAVSHNAGKYSHPSWILKMLQESYPDKWEQLIEANNSKAPMWLRVNRQHHTRDEYVELLNNENIEYTVHPEAADAIKLASPCDVTLLPGFDKGWVSVQDAAAQLSVDYLTPKNGELILDCCAAPGGKTAHILEHTQDTEVVAIDCDIKRLDRVYDNLERLQLRADVICGDARYPEEWWMGDKFDRILLDAPCSATGVIRRHPDIKWLRRASDIDALAELQSEIMDAMWRQLKEGGTMVYATCSITPQENVLQVKAFLDRTANATLVGSDIENPGRQILPGEEDMDGFYYAVLVKQA is encoded by the coding sequence ATGAATGTTCGCGCTGCTGCTGCAAATGTCCTATTCCAAGTTGTCGATAAAGGCCACTCTCTTTCACACGCTCTCCCTGCGGCTCAAAAAACGATCCGCCCGCGAGACCATGCTCTACTGCAAGAGATTTGCTACGGCGCACTTCGTTACCTGCCTCGCTTAGAGTCAATCGCTAACGAGCTGATGGAAAACTCGCTTAAAGGTAAAAAACGCGTATTCCATCACCTGATCTTAGTCGGCATTTACCAGTTAAGCTTTATGCGCATTCCCTCGCATGCTGCCGTTGCTGAAACAGTTGAAGCAACCAAAACACTTCGCGGTCCAAGCCTTAGCGGTTTGATTAATGCAGTACTACGTAGCTACCTGCGCGATCAAGAAGAGCTAGACGAGAAAGCAGTTAGCCATAATGCAGGTAAATACAGCCATCCAAGCTGGATCCTTAAAATGCTTCAAGAAAGCTACCCAGATAAGTGGGAGCAATTGATTGAAGCAAACAACAGCAAAGCGCCTATGTGGTTGCGTGTAAACCGTCAGCACCACACTCGCGACGAATACGTTGAGCTACTGAATAACGAAAACATTGAATACACAGTACACCCAGAAGCCGCTGATGCCATAAAATTAGCGTCACCTTGCGATGTAACCTTATTGCCAGGTTTCGATAAAGGTTGGGTTTCAGTACAAGACGCCGCTGCTCAGCTTTCTGTCGATTACCTAACACCAAAAAATGGTGAGCTAATCCTTGATTGCTGCGCCGCTCCAGGTGGTAAAACCGCACACATTCTTGAACATACTCAAGACACTGAAGTTGTCGCTATCGACTGCGATATCAAGCGTCTGGATCGTGTTTACGATAACCTTGAACGCCTACAATTACGTGCTGATGTTATCTGTGGTGATGCTCGCTACCCTGAAGAGTGGTGGATGGGCGATAAGTTCGACCGTATCCTACTTGATGCGCCTTGTTCAGCAACAGGTGTGATTCGTCGTCACCCAGATATTAAATGGCTTCGCCGCGCATCTGATATTGATGCGCTTGCTGAATTACAAAGTGAAATTATGGATGCAATGTGGCGCCAGCTAAAAGAAGGCGGCACAATGGTTTACGCAACTTGTTCTATCACTCCACAAGAGAACGTGCTGCAAGTAAAAGCATTTTTAGATCGTACAGCGAATGCCACTTTAGTTGGTTCTGATATCGAAAATCCAGGTCGTCAAATTCTACCTGGTGAAGAAGATATGGATGGCTTCTACTACGCGGTTTTAGTAAAACAAGCATAG
- the trkA gene encoding Trk system potassium transporter TrkA, with protein sequence MKIIILGAGQVGGTLAENLVGENNDITIVDRDSDRLRELQDKYDLRVINGYASHPQTLREAGAQDADMLVAVTNMDETNMAACQVAFSLFNTPNRIARIRSPQYLEEKEALFKSGAIPVDHLIAPEELVTSYIERLIQYPGALQVVSFAEQKVSLVAVKAYYGGPLVGNALSALREHMPHIDTRVAAIFRQGRPIRPQGTTVIEADDEVFFVAASNHIRSVMSELQRLEKPYRRIMIVGGGNIGASLAKRLEQSYSIKLIERSYNRAEKLSEELENTIVFCGDAADQELLAEENIDQVDVFIALTNEDETNIMSAMLAKRMGAKKVMVLIQRGAYVDLVQGGVIDVAISPQQATISALLTHVRRADIVNVSSLRRGAAEAIEAIAHGDETTSKVVGKAIGDIKLPPGTTIGAIVRGEEVLIAHDRTVIEQDDHVVMFLVDKKYVPDVESLFQPSPFFL encoded by the coding sequence ATGAAAATCATTATCCTTGGGGCTGGGCAAGTTGGCGGTACACTTGCAGAGAACCTAGTAGGCGAAAATAACGATATCACTATTGTTGACCGCGATAGCGATCGCCTACGTGAACTTCAGGATAAATATGACTTACGAGTCATCAATGGTTACGCAAGCCACCCTCAAACCCTGAGGGAAGCTGGGGCACAAGATGCCGACATGTTGGTTGCCGTGACAAACATGGATGAAACTAACATGGCAGCTTGCCAAGTTGCTTTCTCTTTATTTAATACACCAAACCGAATTGCCCGTATTCGCTCACCACAGTATTTGGAAGAAAAAGAAGCCCTCTTTAAATCAGGCGCAATTCCTGTCGATCACCTGATCGCACCAGAAGAACTGGTGACAAGCTATATTGAACGCTTGATTCAGTACCCTGGCGCGCTGCAGGTGGTTAGCTTTGCGGAACAAAAAGTCAGCCTAGTGGCAGTAAAAGCTTATTATGGTGGTCCACTGGTTGGTAACGCACTGTCTGCTTTACGTGAACATATGCCGCATATTGATACTCGAGTCGCCGCTATTTTCCGTCAAGGTCGCCCTATCAGACCACAAGGCACAACGGTCATTGAAGCCGATGATGAAGTCTTCTTTGTGGCGGCAAGTAACCATATCCGTTCGGTAATGAGTGAACTGCAACGTCTTGAAAAGCCTTACCGCCGCATCATGATTGTGGGAGGAGGTAATATCGGTGCCAGCTTGGCAAAACGTTTGGAACAGAGTTACAGCATCAAACTCATTGAGCGAAGCTACAACCGTGCCGAAAAGCTGTCTGAAGAATTAGAAAATACCATCGTATTTTGTGGTGATGCAGCAGACCAAGAATTACTCGCCGAAGAAAATATCGACCAAGTTGATGTATTCATAGCACTGACCAATGAAGATGAAACCAACATCATGTCTGCCATGCTTGCAAAACGCATGGGGGCAAAAAAGGTAATGGTGTTGATCCAACGTGGTGCTTATGTTGATTTGGTACAAGGCGGCGTAATTGATGTAGCAATATCGCCTCAACAAGCGACAATTTCTGCCTTACTGACTCACGTTCGTCGTGCCGATATTGTGAATGTATCATCTCTACGTCGAGGCGCGGCAGAAGCTATCGAAGCCATCGCTCATGGTGATGAAACAACGTCGAAGGTAGTAGGAAAAGCCATTGGTGATATCAAACTTCCACCAGGTACAACAATTGGTGCCATCGTTCGAGGGGAAGAAGTATTGATCGCGCACGATAGAACCGTCATCGAACAAGATGATCACGTTGTGATGTTCTTAGTCGACAAAAAATACGTGCCTGACGTTGAGTCACTCTTCCAACCAAGCCCATTCTTTTTGTAA
- the def gene encoding peptide deformylase, which produces MSVLEVLTLPDDRLRTVAKPVKEVTPEIQKFVDDMIETMYDEEGIGLAATQVDFHQRIVVIDVSETRDEPMVLINPEITEKRGEDGIEEGCLSVPGARALVPRAAEVTVKALDRDGNEFTFDADDLLAICVQHELDHLEGKLFVDYLSPMKRKRIQDKLAKIKRFNEKQAK; this is translated from the coding sequence ATGTCTGTATTAGAAGTATTAACATTACCGGATGATCGTCTACGCACCGTGGCGAAACCGGTAAAGGAAGTAACCCCAGAAATTCAAAAGTTCGTTGATGACATGATTGAAACCATGTACGACGAAGAAGGTATTGGCCTTGCGGCAACGCAGGTTGATTTCCACCAGCGCATCGTCGTTATCGATGTTTCAGAAACGCGCGATGAGCCAATGGTGCTTATCAACCCTGAAATTACCGAGAAACGTGGCGAAGATGGCATCGAAGAAGGTTGTCTATCGGTTCCTGGCGCACGAGCTTTAGTACCTCGCGCAGCAGAAGTAACAGTTAAAGCATTAGATCGTGATGGTAATGAATTCACATTCGACGCTGACGACCTACTGGCTATCTGTGTTCAACACGAACTTGACCACTTAGAAGGCAAGTTATTTGTTGATTACCTATCACCAATGAAGCGTAAACGTATCCAAGATAAACTAGCGAAAATTAAACGTTTCAATGAGAAACAAGCTAAATAG
- the fmt gene encoding methionyl-tRNA formyltransferase has product MSQSLRIVFAGTPDFAARHLAALLSSEHDVIAVYTNPDRPAGRGKKLSAPPVKQLALEHDIPVFQPENFKSDEAKQELADLNADIMVVVAYGMLLPQAVLDTPRLGCINVHGSILPRWRGAAPIQRSIWAGDKETGVTIMQMDIGLDTGDMLSIATLPIEATDTSASMYEKLAGLGPDALVECLADIASGKAVAEKQNDELANYAKKLSKEEAKIDWNDSAEHIERCVRAFNPWPMSHFAVVDSSSNDEKSIKVWQTRVDDESASEPTGTIIKADKTGIYVATGQGVLVLEQLQVPGKKAMSVQDILNSRASWFEVDSQLS; this is encoded by the coding sequence TTGAGTCAGTCTTTAAGAATTGTCTTTGCAGGTACTCCGGATTTCGCCGCCCGTCACTTGGCGGCGTTGTTGTCTTCGGAGCATGATGTTATTGCGGTTTACACCAATCCAGATCGCCCAGCTGGTCGCGGGAAAAAATTGTCTGCGCCACCAGTAAAACAATTGGCACTTGAGCATGATATTCCGGTTTTCCAACCTGAGAACTTCAAGTCAGATGAAGCTAAGCAAGAGTTGGCTGATCTCAATGCCGATATCATGGTAGTTGTGGCTTACGGTATGTTGTTACCACAAGCTGTTCTCGATACGCCTCGCTTAGGTTGCATCAATGTGCATGGCTCTATCCTACCTCGCTGGCGTGGGGCAGCTCCAATTCAACGCTCTATCTGGGCGGGTGATAAAGAGACAGGCGTGACCATCATGCAGATGGATATCGGTCTAGACACGGGTGACATGCTAAGCATCGCAACGTTACCAATCGAAGCGACGGATACCAGCGCTTCCATGTACGAAAAGTTAGCAGGTCTTGGCCCTGACGCCCTTGTTGAGTGTTTAGCTGACATCGCTTCTGGTAAAGCAGTTGCTGAAAAGCAAAATGATGAACTTGCTAACTACGCGAAGAAGCTGAGCAAAGAAGAAGCGAAGATTGATTGGAATGACAGTGCTGAACACATCGAACGTTGTGTCCGCGCTTTCAACCCATGGCCAATGAGCCACTTTGCAGTTGTGGATAGCAGCTCTAATGATGAGAAAAGCATTAAAGTTTGGCAAACACGTGTTGATGATGAATCAGCATCTGAGCCAACTGGCACAATCATCAAAGCCGATAAAACGGGTATCTATGTAGCGACAGGGCAAGGCGTACTTGTTCTTGAACAGCTGCAAGTACCTGGTAAAAAGGCGATGTCAGTACAAGATATCCTTAATTCAAGAGCAAGCTGGTTCGAAGTCGATTCGCAACTTTCGTAA
- a CDS encoding LysM peptidoglycan-binding domain-containing protein, which produces MRQFSRTLSLLCLPLSLSFSAQATEDKAADKPLNIKEGAPETYIVVKGDTLWDISEMYLDSPWLWPRLWQVNPEIDNPHLIYPGDKLSLVWVNGQPVLSLKPVIKLSPKIRVSEKKALPTVNEGLVLPYLQSDRLVSESDLASAQRVLGTSDGRKFLTGDDRLFISGNQQHSKWGIYRSVETYKREEPASSIMSLRLVATATLKDANDEFSSLKVDKQLQEIQLNDVVLPDLDIETVSLSTTFYPAPAAAGQFANIVGSLEGSQYSAKNQVVVINRGEHDQLRQGSMFTLNELGAVVYDKQGEYTYESSSINQKLQLPSTSVGSLMVIRPYEYFSLALITNSAKPINSQILAVSPLTPSIIPKTVESETETEE; this is translated from the coding sequence ATGCGTCAATTTTCTCGTACACTTTCTCTTCTTTGTTTGCCTCTATCATTGTCATTTTCGGCTCAAGCGACTGAAGATAAAGCCGCTGATAAACCTCTTAACATCAAAGAAGGGGCACCAGAGACGTATATTGTTGTTAAAGGCGATACGCTTTGGGATATATCTGAAATGTATCTAGATAGCCCATGGTTGTGGCCTCGTCTTTGGCAAGTCAACCCAGAAATAGATAACCCTCACCTTATTTACCCTGGTGATAAACTTTCTTTGGTTTGGGTTAACGGTCAGCCAGTCTTGAGCTTAAAGCCAGTTATTAAACTGAGTCCGAAAATTCGAGTATCAGAGAAGAAAGCCTTACCAACTGTGAATGAAGGTTTAGTTTTACCTTATTTACAATCGGACCGTTTAGTCAGTGAATCTGACTTGGCTTCTGCTCAAAGAGTGCTTGGAACCAGTGACGGACGCAAGTTCTTAACAGGTGACGATAGATTATTTATTTCTGGAAATCAGCAACACTCTAAATGGGGCATTTATCGCTCAGTCGAGACGTATAAACGAGAAGAACCTGCCTCTTCTATTATGTCATTGCGATTAGTTGCCACAGCAACACTAAAAGATGCTAATGATGAATTCAGCAGTTTGAAAGTGGATAAGCAGTTACAAGAAATTCAGCTAAATGATGTGGTTTTACCTGATCTTGATATAGAGACTGTTAGTTTATCTACGACTTTCTACCCGGCACCAGCTGCTGCGGGGCAATTTGCTAATATCGTTGGTTCATTAGAGGGAAGCCAGTACAGCGCTAAGAATCAAGTGGTTGTGATTAACAGAGGTGAACATGATCAGCTTAGACAGGGTAGTATGTTTACGCTTAATGAGCTGGGAGCAGTGGTTTATGATAAACAAGGTGAATACACCTATGAAAGTTCTTCAATTAATCAAAAACTACAGCTACCGAGTACTTCTGTCGGAAGCTTGATGGTCATTCGACCTTACGAGTATTTTAGTTTAGCTTTGATCACTAATAGCGCTAAACCCATTAATAGTCAGATTCTGGCGGTGTCACCCTTAACGCCTTCTATTATTCCGAAAACGGTAGAGTCTGAAACGGAAACGGAAGAGTGA